The Desulfoscipio gibsoniae DSM 7213 genome contains a region encoding:
- a CDS encoding 4Fe-4S dicluster domain-containing protein, with amino-acid sequence MRRILINRELCQGCRNCQLACMAEHTEAKSVLTLDLEDPANQARNFVEAGVDGRPVPLLCRHCDDPACATACMSGALRKDPQTGIVEHDPVRCAGCWMCVMSCPYGIIRPDKRAGKTTVKCDFCATRPVPRCVQACPSGAITLIELDSQGGLKEVIPQEQTPESEVGMR; translated from the coding sequence ATGAGACGGATACTGATTAATAGGGAACTGTGTCAGGGCTGCCGGAACTGCCAGCTGGCCTGTATGGCAGAGCATACCGAAGCTAAATCGGTGTTAACCCTGGACCTGGAAGACCCGGCCAACCAAGCCCGGAATTTCGTTGAAGCAGGTGTTGATGGCCGGCCGGTGCCCCTGTTGTGCCGGCACTGTGATGACCCGGCCTGCGCTACCGCCTGCATGTCCGGGGCGTTGCGCAAGGACCCGCAAACAGGTATCGTGGAGCATGACCCGGTTAGATGTGCCGGGTGCTGGATGTGCGTGATGTCCTGCCCTTATGGGATTATTCGCCCGGATAAACGGGCGGGCAAAACAACGGTTAAGTGTGATTTTTGTGCCACCAGGCCTGTGCCCCGCTGTGTACAGGCCTGCCCCAGCGGTGCCATAACCCTGATTGAACTGGATAGTCAGGGCGGGTTGAAAGAAGTCATCCCTCAGGAACAAACCCCTGAAAGCGAGGTGGGTATGCGATGA
- the cooS gene encoding anaerobic carbon-monoxide dehydrogenase catalytic subunit, giving the protein MKMCDSADVKLIDFMRSKTGVKTSFHRVPDQAIKCGFGMQGVCCRLCSNGPCRITPQSPKGVCGASADTIVARNFLRAVAAGAACYLHIVENAASNLKAVGLGSTGLTIKEPELLNELAELMGVEESDPASQAVAVANLVLEDLYRPRGREMTQVGNLAYKPRLKRWRELGIIPGGAKSEVFDAIVKTSTNLSSDPVDMLLHALKLGIATGLYGLTLTNYLNDIMLGAPEIRIAKVGFSVVDPDYINIMVTGHQHSLIGVLQERLAAPGASAIAEQAGARGFKIVGCTCVGQDLQLRGAHCANVFAGHAGNNFTSEALLATGGIDLLVSEFNCTVPGLEPLCEQFMVRQLCLDDVAKKANAEYIGFDIQAGDALAQKVMQAALDSYNNRRGKVEVDVPVHGYDDALTGVSEKSLQKFLGGTFKPLIDLIVAGTIKGVAAVVGCSNLTAKGHDVFTVELTKELIKRDIIVLSAGCTSGGLENCGLMSPAAAEMAGEGLKGVCRKLGIPPVLNFGPCLAIGRLEIVATELARALKIDIPQLPLVLSAPQWLEEQALADGAFGLALGLPLHLAIPPFVTGSKLVSRVLTEDMEQLTGGRVILEGEIVPAAEKLAEIIEQKRKALGL; this is encoded by the coding sequence ATGAAAATGTGTGATTCAGCGGACGTTAAGCTAATTGACTTTATGCGTAGTAAGACCGGTGTGAAGACTTCATTCCACCGCGTACCCGACCAGGCGATCAAATGCGGGTTCGGCATGCAGGGGGTATGCTGCCGGTTGTGTTCCAACGGTCCCTGCCGTATTACCCCGCAAAGCCCCAAAGGTGTCTGCGGGGCCAGCGCTGATACCATTGTGGCCCGCAACTTCTTGCGGGCGGTGGCTGCCGGGGCGGCCTGTTACTTGCATATAGTGGAGAACGCTGCTTCCAACCTTAAAGCGGTTGGCCTTGGAAGCACCGGGCTAACGATTAAGGAACCGGAACTATTGAATGAACTGGCCGAACTGATGGGGGTTGAGGAAAGTGACCCGGCCAGTCAGGCTGTTGCGGTTGCTAATCTGGTGTTGGAAGACCTGTACCGGCCCAGGGGCCGGGAGATGACCCAGGTTGGTAATCTGGCTTATAAACCCAGGCTGAAGCGCTGGAGAGAGTTGGGTATCATTCCCGGCGGTGCTAAGTCCGAAGTTTTCGATGCCATTGTAAAAACCAGCACCAACCTGTCCAGCGACCCCGTAGATATGCTGCTGCACGCCCTGAAGCTGGGTATTGCTACCGGCTTATACGGTTTGACCCTAACTAACTATCTAAATGATATAATGCTGGGTGCACCGGAAATCAGGATAGCTAAAGTGGGCTTTTCCGTAGTCGATCCGGACTATATTAATATTATGGTTACCGGCCACCAGCACTCTTTAATTGGAGTTTTGCAGGAGCGTTTAGCCGCTCCCGGTGCTTCCGCCATAGCCGAGCAGGCCGGGGCCAGGGGATTTAAAATTGTCGGATGCACCTGCGTAGGCCAGGACTTGCAGCTGCGGGGGGCACATTGCGCCAATGTTTTTGCCGGCCATGCCGGAAACAATTTTACCAGCGAGGCGTTGCTGGCCACCGGGGGTATTGACCTGCTGGTTTCCGAATTTAATTGTACCGTGCCCGGGCTGGAACCGCTCTGCGAACAGTTTATGGTGAGGCAGTTATGCCTGGATGATGTGGCTAAAAAGGCCAACGCCGAATATATCGGGTTTGATATTCAGGCGGGCGATGCGCTGGCCCAAAAGGTTATGCAGGCCGCTTTGGATAGCTATAATAACCGGCGGGGTAAGGTGGAGGTGGATGTGCCGGTCCATGGTTACGATGACGCGCTTACCGGCGTCAGTGAAAAATCACTGCAGAAATTCCTGGGCGGTACCTTTAAGCCCCTGATAGATTTAATAGTCGCTGGTACCATTAAAGGGGTTGCCGCCGTGGTGGGCTGCTCCAATCTTACTGCCAAGGGGCATGATGTATTTACCGTGGAGCTGACCAAGGAACTGATTAAACGTGATATTATCGTCCTTTCCGCGGGCTGCACCAGCGGCGGTTTGGAAAACTGCGGCCTGATGTCCCCGGCTGCCGCGGAGATGGCGGGTGAGGGACTGAAGGGAGTATGCCGAAAGCTGGGTATTCCCCCGGTATTGAACTTCGGACCCTGCTTGGCCATTGGCCGCCTGGAAATAGTGGCCACTGAACTGGCCCGGGCGTTAAAAATTGACATCCCCCAATTACCCCTGGTGCTGTCCGCACCCCAGTGGTTGGAGGAGCAGGCCCTGGCTGATGGAGCCTTCGGGCTGGCCCTGGGTTTACCCCTGCATCTGGCCATACCGCCCTTTGTAACCGGGAGTAAACTGGTGAGCCGTGTGTTGACTGAGGATATGGAACAGCTCACCGGCGGTAGGGTGATTCTGGAGGGAGAAATTGTACCGGCAGCCGAGAAGCTGGCGGAAATCATTGAACAAAAAAGAAAAGCCCTGGGGTTATAG
- a CDS encoding RrF2 family transcriptional regulator, which yields MRLNQATDYAFRAVLYLSSLPKGQVIEARVIAENEKIPIRFMLKILRLLTQAGIVESYRGVGGGYALAKVPGEITLKDVVEAVEGPVRINRCLIAPEECNKRNTAKCSIHKALYSIQQTINRELERYDFDTLSKR from the coding sequence ATGAGGCTAAACCAAGCAACAGACTATGCTTTCCGGGCGGTTTTATATTTGTCCAGTTTACCTAAAGGGCAGGTGATAGAGGCCAGGGTTATAGCCGAAAACGAGAAAATCCCCATACGCTTCATGCTCAAGATACTCCGCCTGTTAACCCAAGCCGGGATTGTTGAATCCTACCGGGGAGTTGGCGGTGGCTATGCGCTGGCTAAAGTGCCGGGGGAAATTACCCTGAAGGACGTTGTTGAAGCGGTGGAGGGACCGGTGCGCATTAACAGGTGTTTAATTGCTCCCGAGGAGTGCAATAAGCGAAATACCGCTAAATGTTCCATTCATAAAGCCCTTTATTCAATTCAACAGACCATCAACCGGGAATTGGAGCGCTATGACTTTGATACTCTAAGCAAGCGATAA
- a CDS encoding type I restriction enzyme endonuclease domain-containing protein, whose amino-acid sequence MQSKALVEMLENSIKNYYNKILTATEVIEELITLNKDIQKMDKEPQEMGLSEYEYAFYTTSRQSSMASLIRSVKL is encoded by the coding sequence ATCCAAAGCAAAGCTTTAGTGGAGATGCTTGAAAACTCAATTAAAAATTACTACAACAAGATCTTAACAGCGACCGAAGTTATTGAAGAATTGATTACACTCAATAAAGATATTCAAAAAATGGACAAAGAGCCTCAGGAAATGGGTTTGTCAGAATATGAATATGCTTTTTATACAACTTCCAGGCAAAGCTCAATGGCCTCTTTGATCCGCAGTGTAAAGCTATGA
- a CDS encoding DUF4367 domain-containing protein: protein MAGKERSEMLFDALLKVAVTETFQKELDALPSNEELNETYKPSPELDRRIKKLIYQSQRKSKIRHFAKRFAKVAVCIAIVFTFLNAVLLSVEATRNSIFNAIIAWQEKYTEVKFGESKKESQQDNVYRPTYLPEGYKETAAERYGNTFTIIYTNNAGEEILFDQRPAESGTSLVDNENTEYTKVKISDNTAYLFKAMTTDDSNVLIWQSDGLVYELISKIDSTELIRIGESLKK from the coding sequence ATGGCCGGCAAGGAACGAAGTGAAATGCTGTTTGATGCTCTGCTAAAAGTAGCCGTTACCGAAACATTCCAGAAAGAATTGGACGCGCTCCCCTCTAATGAAGAATTAAATGAAACCTATAAGCCGTCACCGGAACTGGACAGACGGATTAAAAAGCTTATTTATCAAAGCCAACGAAAGTCAAAAATACGGCATTTTGCAAAGAGATTTGCTAAAGTTGCTGTCTGTATCGCTATAGTGTTTACGTTTTTAAATGCTGTGCTGTTGAGCGTCGAAGCAACGAGAAATTCAATATTTAACGCTATTATTGCCTGGCAGGAAAAATATACGGAAGTGAAATTTGGTGAGTCGAAAAAAGAAAGTCAACAAGACAATGTTTACCGCCCAACTTATTTGCCGGAGGGCTATAAGGAAACAGCTGCTGAAAGGTATGGCAATACATTTACGATAATATACACGAATAATGCCGGGGAGGAAATTCTATTTGACCAGCGGCCGGCGGAATCAGGAACTTCATTAGTAGACAATGAAAATACAGAGTACACAAAAGTTAAAATATCAGACAATACAGCGTATTTGTTTAAGGCAATGACTACAGATGATTCCAATGTATTGATTTGGCAATCAGACGGCTTAGTTTATGAACTGATATCCAAAATCGATAGCACAGAATTAATACGTATCGGAGAAAGCCTGAAAAAATAA
- a CDS encoding RNA polymerase sigma factor encodes MLALITTIENKDDRYKATQIYKLYRGTMLYIANSILHEPHLAEDAVSEAFIRIIDNLEKIDTIDDHKTRAFVVIIVRNISLDLLRRQNRNQTKPLEDYMGYSEYNEPVFDDIAARDACDKIAKSIARLNKNYSDILYLKMELEHSNKEIAKILGISQENVKMRLSRARKAVKKQLQKEGDFYGRQGTK; translated from the coding sequence ATGCTTGCACTAATAACAACAATTGAAAATAAAGACGACCGGTATAAGGCTACCCAGATTTATAAGCTTTATCGTGGAACCATGCTTTACATAGCCAACAGCATCTTACATGAACCCCATCTGGCGGAGGATGCCGTATCTGAAGCCTTTATCAGAATAATTGATAACCTGGAAAAAATTGATACAATTGACGATCACAAAACAAGGGCATTTGTAGTTATCATAGTTAGAAATATTTCACTTGACCTATTGCGAAGGCAAAACCGCAATCAAACAAAGCCGCTTGAGGACTATATGGGATACTCGGAATATAACGAGCCGGTTTTTGATGATATTGCCGCAAGAGATGCCTGTGATAAAATAGCGAAATCCATAGCTAGGCTGAATAAAAATTATTCGGATATTTTATATCTTAAAATGGAGTTAGAGCATTCAAATAAAGAAATCGCTAAAATACTCGGTATCAGCCAGGAGAATGTTAAAATGCGCCTTAGCCGGGCGCGAAAAGCTGTGAAAAAACAGCTTCAAAAGGAGGGGGACTTTTATGGCCGGCAAGGAACGAAGTGA
- a CDS encoding sigma factor-like helix-turn-helix DNA-binding protein has protein sequence MQELFAAIGKLTEIQQKRLKKYYFEGLKLREIAEADGVTHERVEHSLRVL, from the coding sequence ATGCAAGAACTCTTCGCCGCCATCGGCAAGCTCACGGAGATACAACAGAAGCGACTAAAAAAGTATTACTTTGAGGGCCTAAAACTCCGGGAAATTGCGGAAGCTGATGGCGTGACACATGAACGTGTCGAGCACTCGCTCAGGGTTTTATAA
- a CDS encoding HEPN domain-containing protein has protein sequence MLPAPPKTHNLVNLLKLGQARLTDEQTKFVTRLNLAGIVTRYPEELKRALDDYPPPVTREYLKKTRDVIKCIKQQLE, from the coding sequence ATGTTGCCAGCACCTCCCAAAACCCATAACCTTGTCAATCTGTTGAAACTTGGACAAGCCAGGTTAACCGATGAGCAAACCAAGTTTGTCACCCGTTTAAATCTAGCCGGGATAGTAACCAGGTACCCCGAAGAACTCAAAAGAGCCTTAGACGACTACCCACCCCCCGTTACCCGGGAATACTTAAAAAAAACTAGGGACGTGATTAAATGCATAAAGCAACAGCTAGAATAG
- a CDS encoding nucleotidyltransferase domain-containing protein yields the protein MHKATARIEDTVKSYLLILEKKGIPTQKAYLVGSQARGTAGPYSDIDLIVVSPAFIGMPQWKRWEILGDALAEIMEPIEVRGYAPDEINQAKQQKASFLYEVLTEPQTIEYQFK from the coding sequence ATGCATAAAGCAACAGCTAGAATAGAAGATACTGTCAAATCATACCTTCTTATCCTTGAGAAGAAAGGCATTCCCACCCAAAAGGCGTATTTAGTCGGTTCCCAAGCCAGGGGCACAGCCGGGCCGTACAGCGACATCGATTTAATAGTAGTCTCACCTGCTTTCATTGGTATGCCTCAGTGGAAACGGTGGGAGATTCTCGGTGATGCCTTGGCCGAAATAATGGAACCCATAGAGGTAAGGGGATACGCACCGGACGAAATCAACCAAGCTAAACAACAAAAAGCCAGCTTTCTTTATGAAGTGTTGACTGAGCCACAGACTATAGAGTATCAGTTTAAATAA
- the tcmP gene encoding three-Cys-motif partner protein TcmP, producing MDPYGMQIEWNTIEAIAKTRAIDLWYLFPLGVGVNRLLKTDGNIEKTQKDKLNRIFGAIDWYDAFYKKTKEKRLFEDLETVNKVATFDSIAKYIIKRLKIVFPGVAENPRLLYNSRNNPLYLFCFAAANPKGSKVALKIAQHILKG from the coding sequence ATGGATCCATATGGCATGCAGATAGAATGGAATACTATTGAAGCTATAGCTAAGACAAGAGCAATTGATTTATGGTACCTTTTCCCCTTAGGTGTTGGAGTAAATAGATTGCTTAAAACAGACGGGAATATTGAAAAAACCCAAAAAGATAAGCTTAACCGCATCTTTGGAGCAATAGATTGGTACGACGCATTTTATAAAAAGACTAAAGAAAAAAGACTTTTTGAAGATTTGGAGACAGTTAATAAGGTAGCCACCTTTGATTCAATTGCGAAATATATTATTAAAAGACTGAAAATAGTTTTCCCGGGCGTGGCAGAAAACCCAAGATTACTTTATAATTCTAGAAACAATCCACTGTATTTATTCTGTTTTGCTGCAGCCAATCCTAAAGGTTCTAAAGTCGCTTTAAAAATTGCACAACATATATTAAAAGGATGA
- a CDS encoding DUF5131 family protein: MAVNSKIEWTEATWNPVTGCSKISQGCKNCYAERLAKRLHAMGNPRYKNGFNVTLHRDLVSLPLKWKKPRMIFVNSMSDLFHEEIPFEFIKAVFNTMVNADHHIFQVLTKRNKRMIELAPMLPWPNNIWMGVTVENQAVINRIHDLRQTPAKIKFISAEPLLSDLPDFPCKGVDWVIAGGESGPGARPMHPDWARSLRDQCQDAGVPFFFKQWGGFNKKAAGRILDGQTWNQLPNRYNEISLF, encoded by the coding sequence ATGGCGGTTAACTCAAAAATAGAGTGGACAGAGGCAACCTGGAACCCTGTAACAGGGTGTTCAAAAATAAGCCAGGGTTGCAAAAATTGTTATGCAGAGCGACTCGCAAAACGCTTACATGCCATGGGCAACCCCCGTTATAAAAACGGTTTTAACGTAACTCTTCATCGCGATTTAGTTAGCCTCCCGTTAAAATGGAAAAAGCCTCGCATGATTTTTGTGAATTCAATGAGTGATTTATTTCATGAGGAAATTCCGTTCGAGTTTATTAAGGCCGTTTTTAATACAATGGTTAACGCAGATCATCATATTTTTCAGGTACTGACTAAGCGAAATAAGCGTATGATAGAATTAGCGCCAATGCTCCCATGGCCCAATAATATTTGGATGGGAGTAACAGTGGAAAATCAAGCTGTTATTAATAGAATTCACGACCTACGACAAACACCAGCTAAAATAAAATTTATTTCTGCTGAACCATTATTAAGCGATTTACCTGATTTCCCTTGTAAAGGCGTTGATTGGGTTATAGCTGGTGGCGAATCTGGCCCCGGTGCAAGGCCAATGCACCCGGATTGGGCGCGGAGTTTACGAGACCAATGCCAAGATGCCGGAGTACCGTTTTTCTTTAAGCAGTGGGGTGGATTTAATAAAAAAGCCGCCGGGCGAATTTTGGACGGTCAGACATGGAACCAGTTGCCAAATCGCTATAATGAAATATCACTTTTCTGA
- a CDS encoding GerW family sporulation protein produces MFKEDIESLVSRLENLISTKTIIGEPIISGNTTIIPIVTASVGFGLGSGEGQDGASQGGKGTGAGAGMKLSPTALLIIQGDNVQVYSLTKKGSLAKLAETIPDVIKKFKSNEKDEQ; encoded by the coding sequence ATGTTTAAGGAAGATATAGAATCTCTGGTATCCCGGTTGGAAAATCTTATCTCCACTAAAACCATCATTGGTGAGCCCATTATCAGTGGCAACACCACCATTATCCCCATCGTAACCGCTTCCGTAGGGTTTGGTTTGGGCAGTGGTGAGGGGCAGGATGGGGCGAGTCAGGGGGGTAAAGGTACCGGCGCGGGGGCCGGCATGAAACTATCCCCCACGGCGCTGCTCATCATTCAAGGGGATAATGTGCAGGTGTATTCCTTAACCAAGAAGGGCAGTCTGGCCAAGCTGGCTGAAACCATCCCCGATGTTATTAAAAAGTTTAAATCCAATGAGAAGGATGAGCAGTAG
- a CDS encoding zf-HC2 domain-containing protein, whose translation MCNTEVLQSFLDGELEPAEADAVRLHLAGCPDCRQELSRLRLLWLELELEKDEEIEIPMELPFIRQQAIASTRVDRPRAGESKGTGLWDAQRLAWQPALTGVSLIPGSRQLMRLAKATGSGLPTVIRGVSSLWGTIASRRRDRS comes from the coding sequence ATGTGCAATACAGAAGTGCTGCAATCTTTTCTGGATGGCGAACTGGAACCGGCTGAAGCGGATGCTGTTCGCCTCCACCTTGCCGGCTGTCCCGATTGCCGGCAGGAATTATCCCGGCTGAGACTACTTTGGCTGGAACTGGAACTGGAAAAGGATGAGGAAATTGAAATACCAATGGAACTGCCTTTTATTCGCCAGCAGGCGATAGCCAGCACCAGGGTGGACAGACCAAGGGCAGGGGAATCAAAGGGAACCGGTTTGTGGGATGCTCAAAGATTGGCTTGGCAGCCGGCCCTAACCGGAGTATCGCTAATTCCGGGTTCGCGCCAGTTGATGCGCTTGGCCAAGGCCACCGGCAGCGGGTTGCCCACCGTTATCCGGGGTGTTTCATCCCTTTGGGGGACGATAGCAAGTAGGAGGCGTGACCGTTCTTGA
- a CDS encoding RNA polymerase sigma factor, translating to MDSNGEHNLIIRCRAGDEEAWRMLLARYEAYVYRLCYRIAGSREEALDLTQEALMKVLTGLGKFQPGLPFKPWLRQVTVNACLNHLRRHAPKTVSLEQPVTEEIVLGDTLAGSSDGPEDVVQWRDAREIIQQEMSRLPHQQRLVLVLRHQEGLSYEDIAATTDLPLGTVKTYLFRARRQLRRKLAGVYGWE from the coding sequence GTGGACAGTAACGGGGAGCACAATTTAATCATCCGCTGTCGTGCAGGTGACGAAGAGGCCTGGCGTATGTTGCTGGCCCGATACGAAGCTTACGTATACCGTTTGTGTTATCGGATCGCCGGCTCGCGGGAGGAAGCCCTGGACCTCACCCAGGAGGCACTGATGAAAGTGTTGACGGGACTGGGCAAGTTTCAGCCGGGGTTACCCTTCAAGCCCTGGCTTAGGCAGGTGACTGTAAATGCCTGTTTGAACCATCTGAGGCGGCATGCCCCCAAGACTGTCTCCCTGGAGCAGCCCGTTACCGAAGAAATTGTGCTGGGAGATACCCTTGCCGGAAGTAGTGACGGGCCGGAGGATGTGGTGCAGTGGCGGGATGCCCGGGAAATAATTCAACAAGAAATGAGCCGACTTCCCCATCAGCAGCGGCTGGTGCTGGTGTTGAGGCACCAGGAGGGGCTTAGCTATGAGGATATAGCGGCAACCACCGACCTGCCCCTGGGTACGGTAAAGACCTATCTTTTTAGGGCCCGGCGGCAGCTGCGGCGCAAACTTGCCGGTGTTTATGGATGGGAGTGA
- a CDS encoding pentapeptide repeat-containing protein, with amino-acid sequence MNIKRPQISKELIQIDDFSSYAQNFLLEQLPILGIKICEEQIEGAGFFKIDIRKSIFEKCTFHNCNFEKASFVDVVFQSCDLSNSKFTGVYFERCRFVSCKCIGVDMSDTVVKQITFEQSNFQFSYFDKTKMTDVLFDHIDFTESSMVEAKLKRFVAEDSIFVKNNFFKTMLAAVDFTNNEFVAPMVSTPPIELKGAIINMFQEANLISLWGVVVK; translated from the coding sequence ATGAATATTAAACGTCCACAAATATCAAAAGAACTCATTCAGATTGATGATTTTTCTTCCTATGCTCAGAACTTCTTATTAGAACAATTGCCAATATTGGGTATTAAAATTTGTGAAGAACAAATTGAAGGGGCAGGATTTTTTAAAATAGATATCCGAAAGAGCATTTTTGAGAAGTGCACTTTTCATAATTGCAACTTTGAAAAAGCAAGTTTTGTTGATGTTGTATTTCAATCTTGCGATTTGTCAAACAGTAAATTTACAGGAGTCTATTTTGAACGATGCCGGTTTGTATCCTGTAAATGTATTGGCGTAGATATGAGCGATACGGTTGTAAAGCAAATAACTTTTGAGCAATCAAATTTTCAGTTTTCATATTTCGATAAAACGAAAATGACTGATGTCTTATTTGATCACATTGATTTTACTGAATCGTCTATGGTTGAAGCAAAGCTAAAAAGATTTGTTGCAGAGGATTCAATATTTGTGAAGAATAACTTTTTCAAAACGATGTTGGCAGCAGTAGATTTTACCAATAATGAGTTTGTTGCACCAATGGTATCCACTCCTCCCATTGAGCTTAAAGGAGCTATTATCAATATGTTTCAAGAAGCAAATTTGATTAGCCTTTGGGGTGTTGTTGTTAAGTAG
- a CDS encoding lipid II flippase Amj family protein: MERTLLELLLLTFVIHLIDTLAYSVRLNSVKSGQVALSFSLFNVFVLISRTANTFQAPLIGGIIGTSILHGLDPLGDMRKVIFASTIGTLAGTLLIPTFLRVFEVAVRRLEVNGSVPSLVVEALQVNNIRQIVRRAARPSKKMLERLRYREIPKRLLIINALVTGIYTIGVLAANYSALLVAEQHRLAAAGSSGMINGVAAILLTLFIDPKSAIITDQALREKRPYEDVKALVVLLITTKIIGTLLGQVIFLPAAKIIASFYN; encoded by the coding sequence ATGGAAAGAACGTTGCTGGAATTATTGCTTTTGACATTTGTCATTCATTTGATAGATACTCTGGCTTATTCGGTTAGATTGAACTCAGTTAAAAGCGGGCAAGTAGCCTTGTCGTTTTCTCTTTTTAACGTATTCGTTCTAATTTCCCGAACCGCCAATACATTTCAGGCCCCACTCATCGGGGGTATCATAGGAACAAGTATTTTACATGGCCTAGATCCCCTTGGCGATATGCGTAAAGTAATTTTTGCCTCAACAATAGGTACGTTAGCTGGGACATTACTTATCCCAACTTTTCTTAGGGTATTTGAAGTGGCTGTTAGGCGATTAGAGGTAAATGGTTCTGTTCCATCCCTGGTCGTAGAAGCATTGCAGGTAAACAATATCAGGCAAATTGTAAGGCGTGCTGCCAGACCTTCAAAGAAAATGCTGGAAAGGCTGAGATATCGGGAAATCCCCAAAAGATTACTTATTATAAACGCCCTGGTTACGGGAATTTATACCATAGGTGTCCTTGCTGCCAATTATTCAGCGTTATTGGTTGCCGAGCAGCATCGTTTAGCGGCTGCAGGATCATCGGGCATGATTAACGGAGTGGCTGCGATTCTGCTGACCTTATTCATTGACCCAAAGTCCGCAATTATTACGGATCAGGCGCTAAGGGAAAAAAGACCGTACGAGGATGTAAAAGCCCTGGTAGTCTTACTCATCACAACTAAAATCATAGGAACATTATTAGGACAGGTGATATTTTTGCCGGCTGCAAAAATCATAGCAAGTTTTTATAACTAA